The Daucus carota subsp. sativus chromosome 9, DH1 v3.0, whole genome shotgun sequence genome window below encodes:
- the LOC108201987 gene encoding glycoprotein 3-alpha-L-fucosyltransferase A isoform X1, producing the protein MSPPQPENTHQKMRRKCSNLMPLCVLVVVIAEIMFLGRVNVAHKNSLVNSWAGSLYQFSTLPWSLMSYGFDDDDNRVGSGQVGGIEEYSVPDECEEWLEKHDFVAYSRDFEKEPVYVSGSNEDMKSCAVGCKLGFIRDKKADATFGAAKTDKGPFVLRSMEPVSYYPENNIDYARRRGYAYIMTTSLSSDIPAGYFSWAEYDIMAPLQPKTENALAAAFISNCVAHNLRLQALEGLKAANITVDSYGACYRTRDGDVNKVDTLKRYKFSLAFENSNEEDYVTEKYFQSLVAGAIPVVVGAPNIQDFAPLPGSVLHIKEVKHVEPVAKTMKYLADNPDAYNQSLRWKFEGPSDSFKALLDMAAVHSSCRLCIHIATMMREEEENNLNLTERPCKCTRGLETVYHVYVRERGRFEMESIFIRSGNLTLKALESAVLLKFKSLKHVPVWKEERPKILRGTDELKLYRVYPLGLTQREALYTFSFKGDDELKIHIEENPCAKFEVIFV; encoded by the exons ATGAGCCCGCCTCAACCAGAAAATACCCACCAAAAAATGAGGAGAAAATGCTCAAATTTAATGCCTTTATGTGTTCTTGTTGTGGTGATTGCAGAGATTATGTTTCTGGGTCGAGTCAACGTTGCTCACAAGAACTCTTTGGTTAATTCATGGGCTGGCTCGTTATATCAGTTTAGTACATTGCCTTGGTCTTTAATGAGCTATggttttgatgatgatgataatcgAGTCGGGTCGGGTCAGGTCGGTGGCATTGAGGAGTACTCAGTGCCTGATGAATGTGAGGAATGGTTGGAGAAACATGATTTTGTGGCTTATTCTAGGGATTTTGAAAAAGAACCCGTTTATGTTTCCGGGTCGAATGAG GACATGAAATCTTGTGCGGTGGGATGTAAACTTGGATTTATTCGTGACAAGAAGGCTGACGCTACGTTTGGAGCTGCAAAAACAGATAAGGGACCCTTTGTACTTCGATCAATGGAGCCAGTTAGTTACTATCCGGAGAACAATATCGATTACGCAAGACG GAGGGGATATGCCTATATTATGACAACTAGTCTCTCGTCAGATATTCCTGCTGGATATTTTTCTTGGGCTGAGTATGACATTATGGCTCCTTTGCAACCTAAGACCGAGAATGCTCTGGCTGCTGCTTTCATCTCTAATTGTGTTGCTCACAACTTACGCTTGCAAGCTCTTGAAGGTCTTAAGGCGGCAAACATTACAGTTGATTCTTATGGTGCATGTTACCGAACCCGTGACGGAGACG TGAACAAAGTGGATACTCTGAAGCGCTACAAATTTAGCTTGGCGTTTGAGAATTCCAACGAAGAAGATTATGTTACTGAAAAATACTTTCAGTCTCTTGTTGCTG GAGCTATTCCCGTAGTTGTTGGTGCTCCAAATATCCAAGACTTTGCGCCTTTGCCTGGTTCAGTTTTACATATCAAAGAGGTTAAACACGTCGAACCAGTTGCCAAGACCATGAAATACCTAGCGGACAACCCTGATGCATACAACCAGTCACTTCG GTGGAAATTTGAGGGACCTTCTGATTCTTTTAAGGCTCTTTTAGATATGGCAGCAGTTCACTCATCATGCCGCTTGTGCATTCACATTGCAACAATGAtgcgtgaggaagaggaaaataATCTGAACTTGACGGAACGCCCTTGCAAGTGTACCCGAGGCTTAGAAACTGTATATCATGTATATGTACGAGAAAGAGGGAGGTTCGAGATGGAGTCAATTTTCATTAG ATCTGGAAATTTGACCCTCAAGGCCTTAGAATCTGCAGTGCTGTTGAAGTTCAAGTCTTTAAAACATGTTCCTGTTTGGAAGGAGGAAAGACCGAAAATCCTAAGAGGAACTGATGAGCTCAAACTGTATCGGGTCTATCCTCTTGGTTTGACACAGCGAGAAGCCCTATATACATTCAGTTTCAAAGGGGATGATGAATTAAAGATTCACATTGAGGAAAATCCTTGCGCAAAATTTGAGGTAATATTTGTATAA
- the LOC108201987 gene encoding glycoprotein 3-alpha-L-fucosyltransferase A isoform X2: MSPPQPENTHQKMRRKCSNLMPLCVLVVVIAEIMFLGRVNVAHKNSLVNSWAGSLYQFSTLPWSLMSYGFDDDDNRVGSGQVGGIEEYSVPDECEEWLEKHDFVAYSRDFEKEPVYVSGSNEDMKSCAVGCKLGFIRDKKADATFGAAKTDKGPFVLRSMEPVSYYPENNIDYARRRGYAYIMTTSLSSDIPAGYFSWAEYDIMAPLQPKTENALAAAFISNCVAHNLRLQALEGLKAANITVDSYGACYRTRDGDVNKVDTLKRYKFSLAFENSNEEDYVTEKYFQSLVAGAIPVVVGAPNIQDFAPLPGSVLHIKEVKHVEPVAKTMKYLADNPDAYNQSLRWKFEGPSDSFKALLDMAAVHSSCRLCIHIATMMREEEENNLNLTERPCKCTRGLETVYHVYVRERGRFEMESIFIRFVSVVQAGVYRKQIL; the protein is encoded by the exons ATGAGCCCGCCTCAACCAGAAAATACCCACCAAAAAATGAGGAGAAAATGCTCAAATTTAATGCCTTTATGTGTTCTTGTTGTGGTGATTGCAGAGATTATGTTTCTGGGTCGAGTCAACGTTGCTCACAAGAACTCTTTGGTTAATTCATGGGCTGGCTCGTTATATCAGTTTAGTACATTGCCTTGGTCTTTAATGAGCTATggttttgatgatgatgataatcgAGTCGGGTCGGGTCAGGTCGGTGGCATTGAGGAGTACTCAGTGCCTGATGAATGTGAGGAATGGTTGGAGAAACATGATTTTGTGGCTTATTCTAGGGATTTTGAAAAAGAACCCGTTTATGTTTCCGGGTCGAATGAG GACATGAAATCTTGTGCGGTGGGATGTAAACTTGGATTTATTCGTGACAAGAAGGCTGACGCTACGTTTGGAGCTGCAAAAACAGATAAGGGACCCTTTGTACTTCGATCAATGGAGCCAGTTAGTTACTATCCGGAGAACAATATCGATTACGCAAGACG GAGGGGATATGCCTATATTATGACAACTAGTCTCTCGTCAGATATTCCTGCTGGATATTTTTCTTGGGCTGAGTATGACATTATGGCTCCTTTGCAACCTAAGACCGAGAATGCTCTGGCTGCTGCTTTCATCTCTAATTGTGTTGCTCACAACTTACGCTTGCAAGCTCTTGAAGGTCTTAAGGCGGCAAACATTACAGTTGATTCTTATGGTGCATGTTACCGAACCCGTGACGGAGACG TGAACAAAGTGGATACTCTGAAGCGCTACAAATTTAGCTTGGCGTTTGAGAATTCCAACGAAGAAGATTATGTTACTGAAAAATACTTTCAGTCTCTTGTTGCTG GAGCTATTCCCGTAGTTGTTGGTGCTCCAAATATCCAAGACTTTGCGCCTTTGCCTGGTTCAGTTTTACATATCAAAGAGGTTAAACACGTCGAACCAGTTGCCAAGACCATGAAATACCTAGCGGACAACCCTGATGCATACAACCAGTCACTTCG GTGGAAATTTGAGGGACCTTCTGATTCTTTTAAGGCTCTTTTAGATATGGCAGCAGTTCACTCATCATGCCGCTTGTGCATTCACATTGCAACAATGAtgcgtgaggaagaggaaaataATCTGAACTTGACGGAACGCCCTTGCAAGTGTACCCGAGGCTTAGAAACTGTATATCATGTATATGTACGAGAAAGAGGGAGGTTCGAGATGGAGTCAATTTTCATTAG GTTTGTGAGTGTTGTCCAAGCCGGAGTCTACAGGAAACAAATTCTCTAG